The proteins below come from a single Miscanthus floridulus cultivar M001 chromosome 1, ASM1932011v1, whole genome shotgun sequence genomic window:
- the LOC136453037 gene encoding uncharacterized protein, whose translation MAPSNQPFTLRSILEKDKLNGTNYADLIRILRIVLRAEKKEEILDTPLPDEPTDNAPAIEKNAYKKACDADLEVSCLMLACMEPDLQLQFDNNHATHDMIVALNDMFQTQARTERFNVSKAFAKTKLAEGARLEKLGFPIGPELATDFILMSLPPSYGNFVMNYHMHGAEKGLNELCGMLKIAEANIKKGTGSSHVMAVQNKPKFKKKGNSWKKKKGKAKDEISKPNPLHPRLDHLLMLSAFIVMGKVTGSGTTSCT comes from the exons atggcacctagcaatcaaccatttactttgcgttcaattcttgagaaagataagttgaatggaacaaactatgcgGATTTGATCCGCATcctgagaattgttctcagggctgagaaaaaggaagaaattctagacaccccattacCAGATGAGCCTACTGATAATGCACCAGCTATAGAGAAAAACGCTTATAAGAAagcatgtgatgctgatcttgaagtgagttgccttatgcttgcttgtatggaaccagatctgcagttgcagtttgacaataaccatgcaACGCACGATATGATCGTAGCGCTCAATGATATGTTCCAGACTCAAGCCaggactgaaaggttcaatgtctcaaaggcttttgctaaaaccaagctagcagagggcgca aggttggagaagctgggcttcccaattggccctgaattagctactgattttattctCATGTCTCTTCCGCCTAGCTATGGAAATTTCGTCAtgaactaccatatgcatggggcagagaagggcttgaatgaattatgtggcatgcttaaaatagcagaggctaaTATCAAGAAAGGTACtggcagtagccatgtgatggcggtccaaaacaagcctaagtttaagaagaagggcaattcttggaagaagaaaaagggcaaggctaaagatgagatctctaagccaaacccCCTACACCCAAGGCTAGACCACCTGCTGATgctgagtgctttcattgtcatgggaaaggtcactggAAGTGGAACTACAAGCTGTACCTAG